A genomic segment from Curtobacterium sp. MCSS17_007 encodes:
- a CDS encoding PTS glucose transporter subunit IIA gives MTAVRTPFAGPVVGLADVPDPVFAGQLVGAGVAVDPTGVEGPVTAVAPVDGTIVKLHPHAFALQGSAGTDVLVHVGIDTVKLQGEGFELLAAEGDTVHAGDPVVRFTPSVIQAAGYSPVCPVVVLGSAPDSVEQGTVGSTVREGGTLFTV, from the coding sequence GTGACCGCGGTCCGGACCCCGTTCGCGGGCCCGGTCGTCGGACTCGCCGACGTGCCGGACCCGGTGTTCGCCGGGCAGCTCGTCGGCGCCGGGGTCGCGGTCGACCCCACCGGTGTCGAGGGGCCGGTCACCGCGGTGGCCCCGGTCGACGGCACCATCGTGAAGCTGCACCCGCACGCGTTCGCGCTCCAGGGCTCGGCGGGGACGGACGTCCTGGTGCACGTCGGCATCGACACCGTGAAGCTGCAGGGCGAGGGCTTCGAGCTGCTCGCGGCCGAGGGCGACACCGTGCACGCGGGCGACCCCGTCGTGCGGTTCACCCCGTCGGTGATCCAGGCAGCCGGCTACTCGCCCGTGTGCCCGGTGGTCGTGCTCGGCTCGGCGCCGGACTCGGTCGAGCAGGGCACCGTCGGCTCCACCGTGCGCGAGGGCGGGACCCTCTTCACCGTGTGA
- a CDS encoding glucose PTS transporter subunit EIIB has product MRPDACQPGAKTRNEEETMADIKAADIIAALGGADNIDEVEGCITRLRVEVEDGDLVDKAALQAAGAQAVVGGGTGWQVIVGPIADNLAQDIQDEL; this is encoded by the coding sequence CTGCGACCTGATGCGTGTCAACCCGGTGCGAAAACCCGTAACGAGGAGGAAACGATGGCCGACATCAAGGCAGCCGACATCATCGCCGCGCTGGGTGGCGCCGACAACATCGACGAGGTCGAGGGCTGCATCACGCGCCTCCGCGTCGAGGTGGAGGACGGCGACCTCGTGGACAAGGCCGCGCTGCAGGCCGCGGGTGCACAGGCCGTCGTCGGGGGCGGTACCGGGTGGCAGGTCATCGTCGGGCCGATCGCCGACAACCTCGCGCAGGACATCCAGGACGAACTGTGA
- a CDS encoding PTS transporter subunit EIIC, giving the protein MSTAAATDVPEKKTPKKQSKLFANAQRLGRSLLLPIAVMPAAGILNRLGQTDMLGAIPGFEQGASVIGAAGNAIFSWLPLLFAVGIAIGWAKKSDGTTALAAVVGYMVMYEVWKVMSPIVLAGVEDANGEQKMINYGVLGGIVMGLVAANLWQRFHRTKMPDFLGFFSGRRLVPIITAAAGLVIAVLMSFVYRYFDIALTAAGQAVSDNAVIGGGIFGFANRMLIPVGLHQLLNFFPWFQLGSFTNAAGEAVHGDIPRFLAGDPTAGIFQTGFFPIMMFALPAGALAIWRNAKPQNRKLVGGIMLSAALTSFVTGITEPLEYSFMFVAFPLYVIHAVLTGTSLALVNALGIRDGFSFSAGAIDFVLNLGKSEGGLWLIPIGLGYAVVYYFLFSFVIKKWNLRTPGREDDTIAENTIAAATKP; this is encoded by the coding sequence ATGAGCACCGCTGCTGCAACGGACGTGCCGGAGAAGAAGACCCCGAAGAAGCAGTCGAAGCTCTTCGCCAACGCGCAGCGGCTCGGTCGCAGTCTGCTACTGCCCATCGCCGTCATGCCGGCCGCGGGCATCCTGAACCGTCTCGGCCAGACCGACATGCTCGGCGCGATCCCCGGGTTCGAGCAGGGCGCCTCGGTCATCGGCGCCGCGGGCAACGCGATCTTCTCGTGGCTGCCGCTGCTCTTCGCGGTCGGCATCGCGATCGGCTGGGCGAAGAAGTCGGACGGCACGACGGCGCTCGCCGCGGTCGTCGGCTACATGGTCATGTACGAGGTCTGGAAGGTCATGTCGCCGATCGTCCTGGCGGGCGTCGAGGACGCGAACGGCGAGCAGAAGATGATCAACTACGGCGTCCTCGGCGGCATCGTGATGGGTCTCGTCGCGGCGAACCTCTGGCAGCGGTTCCACCGCACGAAGATGCCCGACTTCCTCGGCTTCTTCTCGGGTCGTCGCCTCGTCCCGATCATCACGGCGGCCGCAGGCCTCGTCATCGCCGTGCTCATGTCCTTCGTGTACCGCTACTTCGACATCGCGCTGACCGCCGCCGGGCAGGCCGTGTCGGACAACGCCGTCATCGGTGGTGGCATCTTCGGGTTCGCGAACCGCATGCTCATCCCGGTCGGCCTGCACCAGCTGCTCAACTTCTTCCCGTGGTTCCAGCTCGGCAGCTTCACGAACGCGGCGGGTGAGGCGGTGCACGGCGACATCCCGCGCTTCCTCGCCGGCGACCCGACGGCGGGCATCTTCCAGACCGGCTTCTTCCCGATCATGATGTTCGCGCTGCCCGCCGGCGCGCTCGCGATCTGGCGCAACGCCAAGCCGCAGAACCGCAAGCTCGTCGGTGGCATCATGCTCTCCGCCGCGCTCACCTCGTTCGTCACGGGCATCACCGAACCGCTCGAGTACTCGTTCATGTTCGTGGCGTTCCCGCTCTACGTCATCCACGCGGTGCTCACGGGTACGTCGCTCGCACTGGTGAACGCGCTCGGCATCCGGGACGGTTTCTCGTTCTCGGCCGGTGCGATCGACTTCGTGCTCAACCTCGGCAAGTCCGAGGGCGGGCTCTGGCTCATCCCCATCGGTCTGGGGTACGCGGTCGTCTACTACTTCCTGTTCTCGTTCGTGATCAAGAAGTGGAACCTGCGCACACCGGGTCGCGAGGACGACACGATCGCCGAGAACACGATCGCCGCGGCCACGAAGCCCTGA
- a CDS encoding zinc ABC transporter substrate-binding protein, whose product MQNRRLLALPLVAGAAALVLSGCATSSSPGAGGSDDGTVRVVASTNVYGSIAKTVGGDDVEVTSILEDPSQDPHSFESSAKTQLAVSRADLLIENGGGYDDFMTTLAKASDTKADTINVVELSGLDEGGDPEFNEHVFYDYPTMVKLVADVEQRLTELDSSQADTFERNAKALTAKLDDLESQTAAAKAEVDGEKVSYTEPVPGYLFDAMGLDNVTPEAFAEAIEEGDDVPPAALNDTLKLFSEKQVKLLAVNEQTSSPETEQVEKAADQAGIPVVGVTETLPKGEDYVSWQQANIDAIQEALTK is encoded by the coding sequence ATGCAGAACCGACGCCTCCTCGCCCTGCCGCTCGTCGCCGGCGCCGCCGCCCTCGTGCTGAGCGGGTGCGCCACGTCCTCGTCGCCCGGAGCCGGGGGGAGCGACGACGGCACGGTGCGGGTGGTCGCCTCGACGAACGTCTACGGCTCGATCGCGAAGACCGTCGGTGGCGACGACGTCGAGGTCACGAGCATCCTCGAGGACCCGTCGCAGGACCCGCACTCGTTCGAGTCGAGCGCGAAGACCCAGCTCGCGGTGTCGAGGGCCGACCTGCTCATCGAGAACGGCGGCGGGTACGACGACTTCATGACCACGCTGGCGAAGGCGTCGGACACGAAGGCCGACACGATCAACGTGGTGGAGCTCTCCGGCCTCGACGAGGGCGGTGACCCGGAGTTCAACGAGCACGTGTTCTACGACTACCCGACCATGGTGAAGCTCGTGGCCGACGTCGAGCAGCGCCTGACGGAGCTCGACTCGTCGCAGGCCGACACCTTCGAACGCAACGCGAAGGCCCTCACGGCGAAGCTCGACGACCTCGAGTCGCAGACCGCCGCGGCCAAGGCGGAGGTCGACGGCGAGAAGGTCTCGTACACCGAGCCGGTGCCCGGGTACCTGTTCGACGCGATGGGGCTCGACAACGTCACGCCCGAGGCCTTCGCCGAGGCCATCGAGGAGGGCGACGACGTCCCGCCGGCCGCGCTCAACGACACCCTCAAGCTCTTCAGCGAGAAGCAGGTGAAGCTGCTCGCGGTGAACGAGCAGACGTCCAGCCCGGAGACCGAGCAGGTCGAGAAGGCCGCTGACCAGGCCGGCATCCCGGTGGTCGGTGTCACGGAGACGCTCCCGAAGGGGGAGGATTACGTCTCGTGGCAGCAGGCGAACATCGACGCGATCCAGGAGGCGCTCACGAAGTGA
- a CDS encoding ATP-binding cassette domain-containing protein, with the protein MTAVQTHSRTAAATGRGGSAVLALRDAALSYGARSLWSHLDLDLAPGEFVAVLGPNGAGKTSLLRTVLGQQRLTSGTMSFLGQPVRRGHRRIGYIPQQRLVESGTPLRARDMIAQGVTGSRWGIVPASRAERARIDRILDEVGATAFADAPVAELSGGEQQRTRVGQAIAADPALLLCDEPLISLDLRHQRGVTELIDRQRRQQDAAVLFVTHDVNPILDVVDRVLYIAGGRFRIGAPDDVLRADVLTDLYGTPVDVVRTMGRIVIVGANEAHDQTGAHHHCDPDPHATTPDEGRI; encoded by the coding sequence GTGACCGCGGTCCAGACCCACTCGCGAACCGCTGCGGCCACCGGCCGTGGCGGTTCCGCCGTGCTCGCACTCCGCGACGCCGCGCTGTCCTACGGCGCCCGGTCGCTCTGGTCGCACCTCGACCTCGACCTGGCACCGGGCGAGTTCGTCGCCGTGCTCGGACCGAACGGCGCCGGCAAGACCTCGCTCCTGCGCACCGTGCTCGGGCAGCAGCGCCTGACGAGCGGCACGATGTCGTTCCTCGGCCAGCCCGTCCGCCGTGGCCACCGGAGGATCGGGTACATCCCGCAGCAGCGCCTGGTGGAGTCCGGCACGCCCCTCCGCGCGCGGGACATGATCGCGCAGGGTGTCACCGGGTCGCGCTGGGGGATCGTGCCCGCGAGTCGGGCCGAGCGTGCGCGGATCGACCGGATCCTCGACGAGGTCGGTGCGACCGCCTTCGCCGACGCACCCGTCGCCGAGCTGTCCGGCGGCGAGCAACAGCGCACCCGCGTCGGGCAGGCCATCGCCGCCGACCCGGCACTGCTGCTGTGCGACGAGCCCCTCATCTCGCTCGACCTCCGCCACCAGCGCGGCGTCACCGAGCTCATCGACCGGCAGCGTCGGCAGCAGGACGCCGCCGTGCTGTTCGTCACCCACGACGTGAACCCGATCCTCGACGTCGTCGACCGGGTCCTCTACATCGCCGGCGGCCGGTTCCGCATCGGCGCCCCCGACGATGTCCTGCGCGCCGACGTGCTGACCGACCTGTACGGCACGCCCGTCGACGTCGTCCGCACCATGGGCCGGATCGTCATCGTCGGTGCGAACGAGGCCCACGACCAGACCGGTGCGCACCACCACTGCGACCCGGACCCGCACGCCACCACACCGGACGAAGGACGGATCTGA
- a CDS encoding metal ABC transporter permease, producing the protein MDLLSTVFSFQDYGELLVLVQNSIWAGAVLGIVGGLVGPFVVARNMPFAVHGISELSFAGASAALLFGVNVVTGSLVGSIVAALLIGLLGSRARDRNSIIAVLMPFGLGLGILCLALYKGRAANKFGLLTGQIVSVDNPQLTSLVVVSAIVVVTLLVIWRPLMFSSVDPDVAAAAGVPVRTLAIVFMLALGLATAVSVQIVGALLVLSLLVTPAAAALRLTSHPVVVPVLSTVFAVVSVVGGILLAIGGGLPISPYVTTISFVIWVACRIVGGRRDRRGRDRIADREQTGGGEPRLQTGTDASTDAARKEGVTA; encoded by the coding sequence ATGGACCTCCTGTCGACCGTCTTCTCGTTCCAGGACTACGGCGAGCTCCTCGTGCTCGTGCAGAACTCGATCTGGGCCGGCGCCGTGCTCGGCATCGTCGGCGGGCTCGTCGGCCCGTTCGTCGTCGCTCGGAACATGCCCTTCGCGGTGCACGGCATCTCGGAACTCTCGTTCGCCGGGGCCAGTGCCGCCCTGCTGTTCGGCGTGAACGTCGTCACCGGGTCGCTCGTCGGGTCGATCGTCGCGGCGCTGCTCATCGGGCTGCTCGGCTCCCGTGCCCGCGACCGCAACTCGATCATCGCCGTGCTCATGCCGTTCGGTCTCGGGCTCGGCATCCTGTGCCTGGCGCTGTACAAGGGCCGGGCGGCGAACAAGTTCGGGCTGCTCACCGGGCAGATCGTCTCGGTCGACAACCCGCAGCTGACGTCGCTCGTCGTCGTCTCCGCGATCGTCGTCGTGACGCTCCTGGTGATCTGGCGCCCGCTGATGTTCTCGTCCGTCGACCCCGACGTCGCCGCCGCTGCCGGGGTCCCGGTGCGGACGCTCGCCATCGTGTTCATGCTCGCACTCGGGCTCGCCACCGCGGTGTCCGTGCAGATCGTCGGCGCGCTGCTGGTGCTCTCGCTGCTCGTCACCCCCGCGGCCGCCGCACTCCGGCTGACGTCGCACCCGGTCGTCGTGCCGGTGCTGTCGACCGTGTTCGCGGTCGTGTCGGTCGTCGGTGGCATCCTGCTCGCCATCGGCGGCGGTCTGCCGATCAGCCCCTACGTCACGACGATCTCGTTCGTGATCTGGGTCGCCTGCCGGATCGTCGGCGGGCGCAGGGACAGGCGCGGACGCGACCGGATCGCGGACCGCGAGCAGACCGGCGGGGGCGAGCCGCGCCTCCAGACCGGGACGGACGCGTCGACGGACGCGGCCCGCAAGGAGGGAGTCACCGCATGA
- a CDS encoding transcriptional repressor: protein MNAVQKPKRNTWQREAVRSALSGTEGFVSAQALHQHLRDGGSTIGLATVYRALADLATEGDADSLQQDGESLYRACTTDAHHHHLICRNCGRTVEIEADPVERWAQEVAAANGFTNASHVVDIFGECAVCTAARSGE, encoded by the coding sequence ATGAACGCCGTGCAGAAGCCGAAGCGGAACACCTGGCAGCGTGAGGCCGTGCGCAGCGCGCTCTCCGGCACCGAGGGGTTCGTCAGCGCGCAGGCGCTCCACCAGCACCTGCGCGACGGGGGCTCGACGATCGGGCTGGCCACGGTGTACCGGGCGCTCGCCGACCTGGCGACCGAGGGTGACGCGGACTCCCTGCAGCAGGACGGCGAGTCTCTGTACCGCGCGTGCACGACCGACGCGCACCACCACCACCTGATCTGCCGCAACTGCGGCCGCACGGTCGAGATCGAGGCGGACCCCGTCGAACGGTGGGCGCAGGAGGTCGCCGCCGCGAACGGCTTCACGAACGCCAGCCACGTCGTCGACATCTTCGGCGAGTGCGCGGTCTGCACTGCGGCGCGCTCCGGCGAGTAA
- a CDS encoding alpha/beta hydrolase, whose protein sequence is MHVILVPGFWLDASAWDEVTPVLQEAGHSVQAITRTGDTLDEQVAGIVAVLDEVASDAEPVALAGHSGAGPMVLMAADQRPALVAHLLYVDTFPGPEGAVVNDELPVVDGVVPLPSWDVWEPATVRGMTPEPRRAFEERAVPEPAAVPTDPFHYADPARHAIPATVVSCEIPAEELAAMVAEHHAWTTELVAVEDLTIVGLETGHWPMFTAPRELGALVVQALAPKPTEGP, encoded by the coding sequence ATGCACGTCATCCTGGTGCCCGGCTTCTGGCTCGACGCGAGCGCGTGGGACGAGGTGACGCCCGTGCTGCAGGAGGCGGGGCACTCCGTCCAGGCGATCACGCGGACCGGTGACACGCTCGACGAGCAGGTCGCCGGCATCGTGGCGGTCCTCGACGAGGTCGCGTCGGACGCCGAACCCGTGGCCCTCGCGGGGCACTCCGGCGCCGGACCGATGGTGCTCATGGCCGCGGACCAGCGGCCCGCGCTCGTCGCGCACCTGCTGTACGTGGACACATTCCCGGGTCCGGAGGGCGCCGTCGTCAACGACGAGCTGCCCGTCGTCGACGGTGTCGTACCGCTGCCGTCGTGGGACGTCTGGGAGCCGGCGACCGTGCGCGGCATGACCCCGGAGCCGCGGCGGGCGTTCGAGGAGCGGGCGGTCCCGGAGCCCGCTGCCGTGCCGACCGATCCGTTCCACTACGCCGACCCCGCTCGACACGCGATCCCCGCGACCGTGGTGTCGTGCGAGATCCCCGCCGAGGAACTCGCGGCGATGGTCGCGGAGCACCACGCGTGGACGACCGAGCTCGTCGCGGTGGAGGACCTGACGATCGTCGGACTCGAGACCGGGCACTGGCCGATGTTCACCGCGCCGCGTGAGCTCGGTGCGCTCGTGGTGCAGGCGCTCGCGCCGAAGCCGACCGAGGGGCCGTAG
- the rpmB gene encoding 50S ribosomal protein L28, whose translation MAAVCQVTGATPGFGHNISHSHRRTKRRFDPNVQKKTYYVPSLRRNVTLTLSAKGIKVIDARGIESVVKDLLARGEKI comes from the coding sequence ATGGCAGCAGTGTGCCAGGTGACCGGAGCCACCCCCGGCTTCGGACACAACATCTCGCACTCGCACCGCCGGACGAAGCGCCGCTTCGACCCGAACGTGCAGAAGAAGACGTACTACGTGCCCTCGCTTCGTCGTAACGTCACGCTCACGCTCAGCGCTAAGGGCATCAAGGTGATCGACGCACGCGGCATCGAGTCCGTCGTCAAGGATCTCCTCGCCCGTGGGGAGAAGATCTGA
- the rpmG gene encoding 50S ribosomal protein L33, with product MAKKGQDVRPIIKLRSTAGTGFTYVTKKNRRNNPDRLVLKKYDPVIRKHVDFREER from the coding sequence ATGGCCAAGAAGGGTCAGGACGTCCGTCCGATCATCAAGCTCCGCTCCACGGCGGGCACCGGGTTCACCTACGTGACCAAGAAGAACCGTCGCAACAACCCGGACCGCCTCGTGCTCAAGAAGTACGACCCGGTGATCCGCAAGCACGTCGACTTCCGTGAGGAGCGCTAA
- the rpsN gene encoding 30S ribosomal protein S14: MAKKSKIAKNNQRAEVIARYAERRLELKKALVDPNGTDESREAARVGLQKLPRDASPVRYRNRDAIDGRPRGHLGEYGISRVRFRDMAHRGELPGITKSSW; this comes from the coding sequence ATGGCGAAGAAGAGCAAGATCGCGAAGAACAACCAGCGCGCCGAGGTCATCGCGCGCTACGCCGAGCGTCGCCTCGAGCTGAAGAAGGCCCTCGTGGACCCGAACGGCACCGACGAGTCGCGTGAGGCCGCCCGCGTCGGCCTGCAGAAGCTGCCGCGCGACGCGTCGCCGGTCCGCTACCGCAACCGCGACGCCATCGACGGTCGCCCCCGTGGCCACCTCGGTGAGTACGGCATCAGCCGTGTCCGCTTCCGCGACATGGCCCACCGTGGCGAGCTGCCGGGCATCACGAAGAGCTCCTGGTAG
- a CDS encoding HU family DNA-binding protein: MADKSLNRTELVAAVAQESGQSQATVNGVVDALFSVVSSSVAEGTKVTIPGWIAFEKTHRAARTGRNPQTGDAIEIAASDSVKVSAGSKLKAAVK; the protein is encoded by the coding sequence ATGGCTGACAAGTCACTGAACCGCACCGAGCTCGTCGCTGCCGTCGCGCAGGAGTCCGGCCAGAGCCAGGCCACCGTCAACGGCGTCGTCGACGCGCTGTTCAGCGTCGTCTCGTCGTCGGTCGCCGAGGGCACCAAGGTCACGATCCCGGGCTGGATCGCCTTCGAGAAGACCCACCGCGCCGCGCGCACCGGCCGCAACCCGCAGACGGGTGACGCCATCGAGATCGCCGCGAGCGACTCGGTCAAGGTCAGCGCCGGCTCGAAGCTCAAGGCTGCCGTCAAGTAG
- a CDS encoding cytochrome c oxidase assembly protein — MDRIARIAGPAVLLLVGFVSLLVALVIGGGAERALIADPGAVVRFGLPIARLVVDLSAAATIGGLALTVVGLSRSRPEWNRAIDVAAGAAGVWTVAAAVTTFCTFLSVAGSAVSLDEQFGQSMGVFLTGTDLGTAWLVSVLLAAAVTVLCFAVRGRGMVALTAGVAMIGLVPLAQQGHAAGTASHDSAVTALGLHLVGAALWVGGLLLVVLLRNVLAGDRLPLVVARYSSIALGCFVLVAVSGTASAVIRVGSASNLASPYGVLVLVKVAALVGIGALGALQRRRTIRSLAEAPERRRPFWTLVLVELAVMGVASGFAAALGRTAPPVGEVALSKTTNPTPAELLTDDPLPADPGAWGWLTAWNVDLFWLMAAVLAAAAYAAGVVRLRRRGEHWPVRRTVAAAIALVSLVVATSGALHTYDRFLLSANVGAHVLLGLVVPALVWAAAPVRLVRAAVHPRTDDSTGVREWTGLLVDNGVTRYLVQPFPSFVLLAAVWWGLYATQVLRWSVSDPSGRTLVDVALLLVGMLAVPTLLTPVAAGARSASAGAALVRVVGALVVAVGTVSLGIAMQGPLGLLQASWFGAMGREWGPTPLDDQARAGGVLVVAGVLLVVTVVAVSLVRLRSARADAAVSGRGPVGPERAAAAGATGTAAR; from the coding sequence GTGGACCGGATCGCGCGCATCGCCGGCCCCGCCGTGCTGCTGCTCGTCGGGTTCGTCTCCCTCCTCGTCGCCCTCGTGATCGGCGGCGGGGCGGAGCGTGCGCTCATCGCGGACCCGGGTGCCGTCGTGCGGTTCGGCCTGCCGATCGCACGGCTCGTCGTCGACCTGTCGGCGGCCGCCACCATCGGGGGCCTGGCGCTCACCGTCGTCGGGCTGTCCCGCAGCCGCCCCGAGTGGAACCGCGCGATCGACGTCGCCGCGGGCGCCGCCGGTGTCTGGACCGTCGCGGCCGCGGTCACCACGTTCTGCACGTTCCTCAGCGTCGCCGGGTCGGCGGTCAGCCTCGACGAGCAGTTCGGCCAGTCGATGGGGGTCTTCCTCACCGGCACCGACCTCGGGACCGCGTGGCTCGTCTCGGTGCTCCTCGCCGCCGCGGTGACGGTGCTCTGCTTCGCCGTCCGCGGGCGGGGCATGGTCGCCCTGACGGCCGGCGTCGCGATGATCGGCCTCGTCCCGCTCGCGCAGCAGGGGCACGCCGCGGGCACGGCCAGCCACGACTCCGCCGTCACCGCGCTCGGGCTGCACCTCGTCGGCGCCGCGCTGTGGGTGGGTGGGCTGCTGCTCGTCGTCCTGCTCCGGAACGTCCTGGCGGGCGACCGGTTGCCGCTCGTCGTCGCGCGGTACTCGAGCATCGCGCTCGGGTGCTTCGTGCTCGTCGCGGTGTCCGGCACCGCGTCGGCGGTCATCCGCGTGGGGTCCGCCTCGAACCTCGCCAGCCCGTACGGCGTGCTCGTGCTCGTGAAGGTCGCCGCGCTCGTCGGCATCGGGGCGCTGGGCGCCCTGCAGCGTCGCCGCACCATCCGGTCGCTGGCCGAGGCGCCGGAGCGACGGCGGCCCTTCTGGACCCTCGTGCTCGTCGAGCTCGCCGTCATGGGCGTCGCGAGCGGGTTCGCCGCAGCGCTCGGGCGCACCGCGCCCCCCGTCGGCGAGGTCGCCCTCAGCAAGACGACGAACCCGACCCCCGCCGAGCTCCTGACCGACGACCCCCTGCCTGCCGACCCGGGCGCATGGGGATGGCTGACCGCGTGGAACGTCGACCTGTTCTGGCTGATGGCCGCCGTCCTCGCCGCCGCAGCGTACGCCGCCGGGGTCGTCCGACTCCGTCGTCGCGGTGAGCACTGGCCGGTCCGCCGCACCGTCGCGGCCGCGATCGCCCTCGTCTCCCTGGTCGTGGCGACCTCGGGGGCGCTGCACACGTACGACCGCTTCCTGCTCTCCGCCAACGTCGGCGCGCACGTCCTGCTCGGTCTCGTCGTGCCCGCGCTGGTGTGGGCCGCGGCACCCGTCCGTCTCGTCCGGGCCGCCGTGCACCCACGGACGGATGACTCCACGGGCGTGCGGGAGTGGACCGGGCTGCTCGTGGACAACGGTGTCACGCGGTACCTGGTGCAGCCGTTCCCGTCCTTCGTCCTCCTCGCCGCGGTCTGGTGGGGGCTCTACGCCACGCAGGTCCTCCGCTGGTCGGTGAGTGATCCGTCCGGTCGGACCCTGGTGGACGTGGCGCTGCTGCTCGTCGGGATGCTCGCCGTGCCCACGCTCCTGACGCCGGTGGCGGCGGGGGCCCGGTCCGCGAGTGCGGGCGCCGCGCTCGTGCGGGTCGTCGGCGCGCTGGTGGTCGCCGTGGGCACGGTGTCGCTGGGCATTGCCATGCAGGGGCCGCTCGGGCTGCTGCAGGCGTCCTGGTTCGGGGCGATGGGCCGCGAGTGGGGTCCGACGCCGCTCGACGACCAGGCCCGGGCCGGTGGCGTCCTCGTCGTCGCGGGGGTGCTGCTCGTCGTGACCGTCGTGGCGGTGTCCCTGGTGCGGCTCCGGAGCGCGCGAGCGGACGCCGCCGTGTCCGGTCGTGGTCCGGTCGGGCCCGAGCGGGCAGCCGCGGCCGGAGCGACGGGGACGGCCGCGCGGTGA
- a CDS encoding DEAD/DEAH box helicase encodes MSVELSAEQRAVFEYIEHTRDHVFITGRAGTGKSTLLNHLSWNTEKQVVICAPTGVAALNVGGQTIHSLFRLPIGLIADAELRQGPETRKLLNTIDTLVIDEVSMVNADLLDAMDRSLRKARGRHFEAFGGVQVVMFGDPYQLPPVPGDGDERAYFTDHYRSMWFFDAKVWLEAELHIVELATVHRQRDDAFAAMLTAVRHGRVTADIAGQLNTAGARPAPDDAITLATRNDTVARINKAALERLPGKVKTARADVNGDFGGRNFPADEALELKPGAHVMFLRNDPDQRWVNGTLGVVTTIRDTVWVDVDGESFEVQPSVWEKFKYSYDPDKKELKKDTVGEFQQFPLRLAWAVTIHKSQGSTYDRAVVDLGNRVFSAGQTYVALSRLTSLEGLYLTRPLRPQDIIVDLDVRRFMSEAPRVVATELEAADPADGA; translated from the coding sequence GTGAGCGTCGAGCTCAGCGCCGAACAGCGGGCGGTGTTCGAGTACATCGAGCACACCCGCGACCACGTCTTCATCACCGGTCGGGCCGGCACCGGCAAGTCGACGCTCCTGAACCACCTGTCGTGGAACACCGAGAAGCAGGTCGTCATCTGCGCCCCGACCGGTGTGGCCGCGCTGAACGTCGGCGGACAGACGATCCACTCGCTCTTCCGGCTGCCGATCGGCCTCATCGCCGACGCCGAGCTCCGGCAGGGCCCGGAGACCCGCAAGCTGCTCAACACGATCGACACCCTGGTCATCGACGAGGTCTCGATGGTCAACGCCGACCTGCTCGACGCGATGGACCGCTCGCTCCGCAAGGCCCGCGGGCGGCACTTCGAGGCGTTCGGCGGCGTCCAGGTCGTCATGTTCGGCGACCCGTACCAGCTGCCACCGGTGCCGGGCGACGGGGACGAGCGCGCCTACTTCACCGACCACTACCGCTCGATGTGGTTCTTCGACGCGAAGGTGTGGCTCGAGGCCGAGCTGCACATCGTCGAGCTCGCCACGGTGCACCGGCAGCGCGACGACGCGTTCGCCGCGATGCTCACCGCCGTGCGGCACGGCCGTGTCACCGCGGACATCGCCGGGCAGCTGAACACGGCAGGGGCCCGGCCCGCACCGGACGACGCGATCACCCTGGCGACCCGGAACGACACCGTCGCGCGGATCAACAAGGCGGCGCTCGAACGGCTCCCGGGCAAGGTGAAGACCGCGCGGGCGGACGTGAACGGCGACTTCGGTGGTCGGAACTTCCCGGCGGACGAAGCGCTCGAGCTGAAGCCCGGCGCGCACGTGATGTTCCTCCGGAACGATCCCGACCAGCGGTGGGTGAACGGCACGCTCGGCGTGGTGACGACCATCCGGGACACGGTCTGGGTCGACGTCGACGGGGAGTCCTTCGAGGTCCAGCCGTCCGTGTGGGAGAAGTTCAAGTACTCCTACGACCCGGACAAGAAGGAGCTCAAGAAGGACACCGTGGGGGAGTTCCAGCAGTTCCCGCTGCGGTTGGCCTGGGCGGTGACGATCCACAAGTCGCAGGGGTCGACGTACGACCGCGCGGTGGTCGACCTCGGCAACCGGGTGTTCAGCGCCGGGCAGACGTACGTCGCGCTCTCGCGGCTGACGTCGCTCGAGGGGCTCTACCTGACGCGTCCGCTGCGGCCGCAGGACATCATCGTCGACCTGGACGTGCGGCGCTTCATGTCCGAGGCCCCGCGGGTCGTCGCGACCGAGCTCGAGGCAGCCGACCCCGCCGACGGCGCCTGA